The following proteins are encoded in a genomic region of Chryseobacterium cucumeris:
- the asnB gene encoding asparagine synthase B, which produces MCGIVCLFDAKQKTEVLRPQVLEMSKKIRHRGPDWSGVFQDEKVIFSHERLAIVDPTSGKQPLFTKDGKVVLAVNGEIYNHRELKVEFPDYEFQTQSDCEVILALYRKYGKDFVEKLNGIFAFALYDTENDVYLIARDHMGICPLYQGWDKNGNYYVASELKALEGVCKKIETFLPGHFVYSKDGAELQQWYTRDWDSFDHVKDNETDISKLRKGLEDAVHRQLMSDVPYGVLLSGGLDSSVISAITAKFARQRIESGDTQEAWYPRLHSFAVGLVGSPDLAAAQKAAEHIGSVHHEVNFTVQEGLDAVRDVIYHLETYDVTTIRASTPMYLLARVIKSMGIKMVLSGEGSDELFGGYLYFHKAPDAKEFHDETVRKLGKLHLYDCLRANKALMSWGIEGRVPFLDKEFMDIAMTINPQDKMISTAEGKIEKWVLRKAFEDLLPDSIVWRQKEQFSDGVGYSWIDTLKEVAEREVTDEMMANARFRFPLNTPQNKEEYRYRTIFEEHFPSETAAATVPSVPSVACSTPIALEWDEAFKKMNDPSGRAVKVHETSY; this is translated from the coding sequence TTCTCATGAAAGACTTGCCATTGTAGATCCAACTTCTGGGAAACAACCTTTATTTACGAAAGACGGAAAAGTAGTATTAGCCGTAAACGGTGAAATCTACAACCATAGAGAATTAAAAGTAGAATTTCCTGATTATGAGTTTCAGACTCAGTCGGACTGTGAGGTGATCCTTGCACTATACAGAAAATATGGAAAAGATTTCGTAGAGAAACTCAACGGAATTTTTGCCTTCGCTTTATATGATACTGAAAATGATGTTTATCTTATTGCCCGCGATCATATGGGAATCTGCCCGCTTTATCAGGGTTGGGACAAAAACGGAAACTATTATGTCGCTTCAGAATTAAAAGCTCTTGAAGGGGTATGTAAAAAAATAGAAACATTCCTGCCCGGTCATTTCGTTTACAGCAAAGATGGCGCTGAGCTTCAGCAATGGTACACAAGAGACTGGGACAGCTTTGATCATGTAAAAGACAATGAAACTGATATTTCAAAACTGAGAAAAGGTCTAGAAGATGCCGTTCACAGACAACTGATGAGTGATGTTCCTTATGGAGTACTTCTTTCGGGAGGTTTAGATTCATCGGTCATTTCCGCTATTACTGCAAAATTTGCCCGCCAGAGAATTGAAAGCGGCGATACACAGGAAGCGTGGTATCCGAGACTTCACAGTTTCGCCGTAGGATTGGTTGGTTCTCCCGATCTGGCAGCAGCTCAGAAAGCTGCAGAACACATCGGATCTGTACACCATGAGGTTAACTTTACCGTACAGGAAGGACTGGACGCTGTACGTGACGTTATTTACCACCTTGAAACCTATGATGTTACCACCATCAGAGCATCCACCCCAATGTACCTTTTAGCAAGAGTGATCAAATCTATGGGGATTAAAATGGTTCTTTCAGGAGAAGGTTCTGATGAATTGTTCGGCGGCTATTTGTATTTCCATAAGGCGCCTGATGCAAAAGAATTCCACGATGAAACAGTGAGAAAACTGGGCAAACTTCACCTTTATGACTGTTTAAGAGCCAACAAAGCGTTGATGAGCTGGGGAATTGAAGGAAGAGTTCCTTTCCTTGACAAAGAATTCATGGATATTGCAATGACGATTAACCCTCAGGATAAAATGATCAGTACTGCTGAAGGAAAAATTGAAAAATGGGTATTGAGAAAAGCTTTTGAAGACCTTCTTCCAGATTCTATTGTCTGGAGACAGAAAGAACAGTTCTCGGATGGTGTGGGATATTCATGGATAGATACCTTAAAAGAGGTAGCTGAAAGAGAAGTAACAGACGAAATGATGGCGAATGCAAGATTCAGATTCCCGCTAAACACACCTCAGAACAAAGAAGAATACCGATACAGAACTATTTTTGAAGAACATTTCCCGAGTGAAACTGCAGCTGCTACCGTTCCATCAGTTCCTTCTGTTGCATGCTCCACTCCTATTGCTCTGGAATGGGATGAAGCGTTCAAAAAAATGAATGATCCAAGTGGAAGAGCGGTGAAGGTACATGAAACTTCATATTAG
- a CDS encoding MFS transporter, with protein sequence MTEANTQQTSVKKILPLILATAIFMQMLDSTILNTSLPAIAKDLNESPLNMQNAIISYVLTLAVFMPASGFLADRFGTKKIFIFSLVLFSLGSLFCSLSQNLTHLVISRVVQGVGGSLMTPVGKLALIKTFDKNELLKAMNFAIIPALIGPVLGPLVGGYMVDYLSWHWIFLINIPIGVLGILLGLKFMPNYKSDDVDFDLKGFLIFAAASLLLSVSLELFGDIQNITPVLLVFIMGFLFLYYYYKHAKRGGNPIFPLNLFQVRTFRVGIVGNLATRLGISSVPLLLPLMIQIAYKQSAVTSGWIIAPMALTAIFGKSYVIKILDKYGYRQTLMINTFIIGTLICLLAIPDIHTSLYWFVPIIAILGFFNSIQFTSMNTISIADLRNFQTSSGNSLLSVNQQLAIGFGIAFGLIVLKLFENTDLINGEIHNAFRLTFLTVGILTILSGLVFRRLHISDGKNMKSKED encoded by the coding sequence ATGACAGAAGCAAATACACAACAGACCTCCGTAAAAAAAATACTTCCCTTAATTCTGGCCACTGCTATTTTCATGCAAATGCTGGATTCCACGATTCTGAATACTTCCCTGCCTGCTATTGCAAAAGATCTGAATGAATCTCCCCTCAATATGCAGAACGCTATCATCAGTTATGTTCTGACCCTTGCTGTTTTTATGCCCGCCAGCGGATTTCTTGCCGACCGGTTTGGAACAAAAAAAATATTTATATTTTCTCTGGTATTATTCAGTCTGGGCTCGCTATTTTGTTCTTTGTCTCAAAACCTCACCCATCTTGTTATTTCAAGGGTCGTTCAGGGAGTTGGAGGAAGCCTGATGACTCCTGTCGGAAAACTGGCACTCATTAAAACATTTGATAAAAACGAACTGCTCAAAGCCATGAACTTTGCCATCATTCCTGCTCTTATCGGACCTGTATTGGGACCATTGGTCGGAGGTTATATGGTAGATTATCTTTCATGGCACTGGATATTCCTGATCAATATTCCGATTGGAGTTCTGGGAATTCTTTTAGGATTAAAATTCATGCCCAATTATAAATCCGATGATGTTGATTTTGATTTAAAGGGTTTCCTGATTTTTGCCGCAGCCTCTCTCCTGCTTTCTGTTTCACTGGAACTTTTCGGAGACATTCAGAATATCACACCTGTCTTATTGGTATTTATCATGGGATTTTTGTTCCTGTACTATTATTATAAACATGCAAAAAGAGGCGGAAATCCTATTTTCCCATTAAATCTGTTTCAGGTAAGAACTTTCCGTGTGGGTATTGTGGGCAATCTGGCGACCAGATTGGGAATCAGCTCCGTTCCGTTATTACTTCCGCTAATGATTCAGATTGCCTATAAACAGTCTGCAGTCACTTCGGGCTGGATCATTGCTCCTATGGCTTTGACGGCTATCTTCGGAAAATCATATGTTATTAAAATTTTAGATAAATATGGCTACCGCCAGACTTTGATGATTAATACATTCATCATCGGAACGCTGATATGCCTGCTTGCCATACCTGATATACACACATCTTTGTACTGGTTTGTTCCGATCATCGCAATATTAGGTTTTTTCAACTCTATACAGTTCACTTCCATGAATACTATTTCTATTGCCGATCTTCGTAACTTTCAGACCAGCAGCGGAAACTCTTTACTCTCAGTCAATCAACAGCTGGCGATAGGCTTCGGAATTGCCTTCGGACTGATTGTTTTAAAGTTATTTGAAAATACAGATCTTATTAATGGTGAAATCCATAATGCCTTCCGGTTAACCTTTCTCACGGTAGGAATATTAACAATTCTATCAGGATTGGTGTTCAGAAGACTCCATATTTCGGATGGAAAGAATATGAAGTCCAAGGAAGATTAA
- a CDS encoding pirin family protein: MATKKIEIVVSPKPAHFVGDGFRVHNFIPGVPGLDMKRMDPFIMLDYNSKFHFNGSDRPRGVGVHPHRGFETVTIAYSGKVEHHDSAGGGGVIGEGDVQWMTAAKGVLHKEYHETEWAKEGGIFQMVQLWVNLPAKDKMSCPKYQAIENSKMERVDLGDNGFIEVIAGDYDGHKGPASTFTPVHMMNAKLKAGGKAEFSFPAHFNTAALVIEGSIIINGEENVKSDHFVLFKNEGETFTIEAKEDAVVLIISGEPINEPIYPHGPFVMNSREEIMQAFEDFNTGKFGYLED, translated from the coding sequence ATGGCAACTAAAAAAATAGAAATCGTAGTATCTCCAAAACCTGCGCACTTTGTAGGCGATGGGTTCAGGGTTCACAATTTCATTCCGGGAGTTCCTGGATTGGATATGAAAAGAATGGATCCGTTCATTATGCTTGATTATAATTCAAAATTTCATTTCAATGGTTCAGACAGACCAAGAGGTGTAGGAGTACATCCGCACAGAGGTTTTGAAACAGTAACGATAGCGTATAGCGGAAAAGTAGAACACCATGACAGCGCTGGCGGCGGCGGTGTGATCGGAGAAGGTGATGTTCAGTGGATGACTGCAGCCAAAGGAGTTCTTCACAAGGAATATCATGAAACAGAATGGGCAAAAGAAGGAGGAATTTTTCAGATGGTTCAGCTTTGGGTGAATCTTCCGGCAAAAGATAAAATGAGCTGCCCAAAATACCAGGCTATTGAAAACTCCAAAATGGAAAGAGTTGATCTCGGTGATAATGGTTTTATTGAAGTAATTGCCGGAGACTATGATGGTCATAAAGGACCTGCAAGCACTTTCACTCCGGTTCACATGATGAACGCAAAACTTAAAGCAGGAGGAAAAGCAGAATTTAGTTTCCCTGCTCATTTCAATACCGCGGCTTTGGTGATTGAGGGAAGTATTATTATTAATGGAGAAGAGAATGTTAAATCCGATCATTTTGTATTGTTTAAAAATGAAGGCGAAACATTTACCATCGAAGCAAAGGAAGATGCTGTTGTTTTAATCATCAGTGGTGAGCCTATCAATGAACCTATTTACCCTCATGGTCCTTTTGTGATGAATTCCAGAGAAGAAATTATGCAGGCTTTTGAGGATTTTAATACCGGAAAATTCGGATACCTGGAAGATTAA
- a CDS encoding GNAT family N-acetyltransferase — MKPEFENIPLVKAEKRFEIEFNGHYAFIDYRETMHQISLIHTEAEPELAGTGAAAAVVEKTLNFIEESGKKLLPFCPYVFAFIKKHPEWKRIVDERFEGYDKL; from the coding sequence ATGAAACCAGAATTTGAAAATATACCTCTTGTAAAAGCCGAAAAAAGATTTGAAATAGAATTCAACGGACATTATGCATTCATCGATTACCGTGAAACCATGCACCAGATTTCTTTGATACATACAGAGGCAGAACCGGAACTGGCAGGAACCGGCGCAGCAGCTGCGGTAGTAGAAAAAACTTTGAATTTTATTGAGGAAAGCGGAAAAAAACTTCTTCCCTTCTGTCCTTATGTTTTCGCCTTTATTAAGAAACACCCTGAATGGAAACGTATCGTGGATGAGAGATTTGAAGGCTACGACAAACTTTAA
- a CDS encoding pirin family protein has product MSNIGLIIEEKAADIGNFLVGRLLPFREKRAVGPFVFIDHMGPSELKDYQNLDVPPHPHIGLSTLTYLLEGSIFHRDSIGSAIEIKPGAVNWMTAGKGVVHSERTPEYLRHSDKRLHGFQIWVGLPKHLEQSEPTFHHIEADEIPVWEEDGIQYKLIAGEAFGRTSAVPVHSKLFFLEIKTKEARKISIGKDLYGEAAMYVLDGTVTTDGNSYGSKQLMIAKDTKLCEFEMSENGTVYLFGGEPFDEERFIFWNFVNSDKELIEQAKVNWNDQNHEAFPLVPGDENEYVPLPKAILNRK; this is encoded by the coding sequence ATGTCAAATATTGGACTTATTATTGAAGAAAAAGCAGCAGATATCGGAAATTTCCTGGTAGGAAGACTTCTTCCTTTCCGTGAGAAAAGAGCCGTTGGACCTTTTGTTTTTATCGACCACATGGGGCCTTCAGAATTAAAAGATTATCAGAATCTTGATGTTCCGCCACATCCGCATATCGGATTATCTACCTTAACTTACCTGTTGGAAGGGTCTATCTTTCACAGAGACAGCATTGGAAGTGCTATAGAAATAAAACCGGGTGCCGTCAACTGGATGACTGCCGGAAAAGGAGTGGTACATTCAGAAAGAACGCCTGAATATTTAAGACACAGTGATAAAAGGCTTCACGGATTTCAGATCTGGGTGGGTCTTCCAAAGCATCTTGAGCAGTCTGAGCCTACTTTTCATCATATTGAAGCGGATGAAATTCCGGTCTGGGAAGAAGATGGTATTCAGTATAAATTAATTGCCGGTGAAGCATTCGGAAGAACATCTGCAGTTCCGGTACACAGCAAATTATTTTTCCTTGAAATTAAAACAAAAGAAGCAAGAAAAATCAGCATTGGAAAAGATCTTTATGGAGAAGCAGCCATGTATGTTCTGGATGGAACTGTAACCACCGATGGAAACTCTTATGGTTCCAAACAGCTGATGATTGCCAAAGATACCAAGCTTTGCGAATTTGAAATGAGCGAAAACGGAACGGTTTATCTTTTTGGTGGTGAGCCATTCGATGAAGAGCGTTTTATATTCTGGAATTTTGTTAACTCTGACAAAGAATTAATTGAACAGGCAAAGGTAAACTGGAATGATCAGAATCACGAAGCATTTCCTCTGGTTCCAGGTGACGAAAATGAATATGTGCCGCTTCCTAAGGCTATTTTAAACAGAAAATAA
- a CDS encoding NADPH-dependent FMN reductase produces the protein MKILAFAGSTSSTSINRELVKFVLKDFQDEEINLIDLNDFTMPVFSVDLEKKGFPDEAHQFLKAIEECDVIICSLAEHNRSYSAAFKNVFDWASRINVKVFQNKPMLLMSTSPGGYGGGNVMNTAKTFFPQFAADIKDTFSLPKFYENFDLESGVINPDMLNDLKGKIQNFKNQIK, from the coding sequence ATGAAAATATTAGCATTTGCCGGAAGTACATCTTCCACGTCTATCAACAGGGAACTGGTAAAATTTGTTCTGAAAGATTTTCAGGATGAGGAAATCAATCTGATTGACCTCAACGATTTTACGATGCCCGTATTCTCTGTAGACCTTGAAAAGAAAGGTTTTCCGGATGAAGCGCATCAGTTTTTAAAAGCGATTGAGGAATGTGATGTGATCATCTGCTCTCTTGCTGAGCACAACCGTTCTTACAGTGCAGCTTTTAAAAATGTTTTTGACTGGGCTTCAAGAATTAACGTAAAAGTATTTCAGAATAAACCCATGCTTCTGATGAGCACTTCTCCAGGAGGCTATGGCGGCGGAAATGTGATGAATACGGCAAAAACATTTTTCCCACAGTTTGCGGCAGACATTAAGGATACTTTTTCATTGCCAAAATTCTATGAAAATTTTGATCTGGAAAGCGGGGTCATCAATCCGGATATGCTGAATGATCTGAAAGGTAAAATACAAAACTTTAAAAATCAGATAAAGTAA
- a CDS encoding TMEM175 family protein, which translates to MNKGRLEAFSDGVLAIIITIMVLELKVPEGNSWASVKPLLPKFLAYIFSFIYVGIYWNNHHHLFQTVKKVNGSILWANLHLLFWLSLMPVATEWIGTTNFAKNPVAVYGIGLIMSAIAYTILEHVIIRCEGEDSKLKEAIHSKYKEYISIVFYVLGIATSFFYPYIAIGFYYIVALIWLIPDRRIEKTLKEN; encoded by the coding sequence ATGAACAAAGGAAGACTGGAGGCGTTCAGTGATGGTGTCCTTGCTATTATTATCACCATTATGGTACTTGAACTGAAAGTACCTGAAGGAAATAGCTGGGCCAGTGTCAAACCTCTTCTTCCTAAGTTTCTGGCTTATATTTTCAGTTTTATATATGTAGGAATCTACTGGAACAATCATCATCATTTGTTCCAGACAGTAAAGAAAGTAAATGGCAGCATTCTCTGGGCCAATCTTCACCTTCTGTTCTGGCTTTCTCTGATGCCTGTTGCTACGGAATGGATCGGGACAACAAATTTTGCAAAAAATCCCGTTGCAGTCTATGGTATCGGGCTCATTATGTCGGCTATTGCCTATACTATTCTGGAACATGTTATTATCCGTTGTGAAGGGGAAGATTCAAAACTGAAAGAAGCCATCCATTCGAAATATAAAGAGTATATCTCAATTGTATTTTATGTCCTGGGAATCGCTACTTCATTTTTTTATCCTTATATTGCCATAGGTTTTTATTATATCGTGGCTCTTATATGGCTGATTCCAGACAGAAGAATCGAAAAAACATTAAAAGAAAATTGA
- a CDS encoding (4Fe-4S)-binding protein: METHEYPNGNITVIWQPKKCIHSAICVKTLPKVYNPKERPWIKAENASPEELKNQIDLCPSGALSYKFNTEK; the protein is encoded by the coding sequence ATGGAAACACACGAATATCCTAATGGAAACATTACTGTCATCTGGCAGCCTAAGAAATGCATCCACTCTGCCATATGTGTAAAAACACTTCCAAAAGTCTATAATCCTAAAGAAAGACCGTGGATAAAAGCAGAAAACGCAAGTCCTGAAGAACTCAAAAATCAAATAGACTTATGCCCTTCAGGTGCATTAAGTTATAAATTCAATACAGAAAAATAA
- a CDS encoding OsmC family protein: MAVTVKASLGKTKYYTEVTAGENTIITDEPIDKGGQNKGFNPLEILATSLASCTAATLRMYIERKEWDVENINVEVELENFPLTKRAVFKRDISFEGILDDEQRKRLHTIADACPVHKILTNDIEILTKFS; the protein is encoded by the coding sequence ATGGCGGTAACGGTAAAAGCAAGTTTAGGAAAAACAAAATATTATACAGAAGTAACAGCCGGCGAAAACACAATCATTACGGATGAACCGATTGATAAAGGCGGACAGAACAAGGGTTTCAATCCGCTGGAAATTTTGGCTACGTCATTGGCAAGCTGTACCGCAGCTACATTGAGAATGTATATTGAAAGAAAAGAATGGGATGTGGAAAACATCAATGTAGAAGTAGAGCTTGAAAATTTCCCATTAACAAAAAGAGCTGTTTTCAAAAGAGATATCAGCTTTGAAGGTATTCTGGATGATGAGCAGCGTAAAAGGCTGCACACTATTGCAGACGCATGCCCTGTTCACAAAATATTAACCAACGACATAGAAATACTAACTAAATTCTCATAA
- a CDS encoding GNAT family N-acetyltransferase, which produces MIEVKQNNDEKHGSFEAFIDGRRAGMMTYTWAGEERFIIDHTEVEEAYNGKGVGKEMLLAAVDFARKNDKKIIPLCPFAKASFQKSEELQDVLVN; this is translated from the coding sequence ATGATCGAAGTAAAACAAAACAACGACGAAAAACACGGAAGTTTTGAAGCTTTCATAGATGGAAGACGCGCAGGAATGATGACGTATACCTGGGCCGGAGAAGAAAGATTTATTATAGACCACACCGAGGTGGAAGAAGCTTACAACGGAAAAGGCGTAGGCAAGGAAATGCTTCTGGCAGCCGTAGATTTTGCCAGAAAAAATGACAAGAAGATTATTCCCCTCTGCCCTTTCGCTAAGGCAAGTTTCCAGAAAAGTGAGGAACTTCAGGATGTTTTAGTGAATTAG
- a CDS encoding sodium:solute symporter translates to MNPGTILLLFVFVYFIGLLVISYFTSRNSDNQSFFIGNKKSKWWLVAFGMIGTSLSGVTFISVPGTVGKMTGSEYIYGGFEYYMMVIGFFIGYFIVAAILLPLYYKMNLTSIYTYLGKRFNVEAHKIGSIFFIISRAIGATARLYLVVNVLQIFLLEGLGVPFWVTSLVLLLMVLLYTFEGGVKTIVITDTLQTSFMIISLVACIVYILSNLNLSFGEAYTILEQKNYTHFINFDPNSKTFFLKTILGGIFITIAMTGLDQEMMQKNISVDNLKNSKKNMLTFAGTLLIVNLAFLFLGGLLYLFALQHGAEYGTINGETVTNIFGFKDPSGNIKNVMGDDLFPALSLQGYFPMAISVIFIIGLISALFPSADGALTAVTSSYCVDLLNLNEDKTKTEKEKKRLRMKVHLTFTVVFFILIMVFKALNDKSIVYLIMEIAGYTYGPLLGLFAFGIFTRFQISRKYSILAVTIFAPILTYLINLAVTTYTDYRIGVELIVLNGLLTFIGLWLVKNKQHLKVV, encoded by the coding sequence ATGAATCCAGGAACTATCCTTTTGTTATTTGTTTTCGTCTATTTTATCGGTCTTTTGGTGATTTCTTATTTCACCAGCCGGAATTCTGACAACCAGTCTTTTTTTATCGGTAACAAAAAGAGTAAATGGTGGCTCGTAGCATTCGGAATGATAGGAACCAGCTTAAGCGGGGTTACTTTTATTTCAGTTCCGGGAACCGTCGGAAAAATGACCGGCTCCGAATATATTTACGGAGGTTTTGAGTACTATATGATGGTGATCGGTTTCTTCATCGGATATTTTATTGTAGCAGCGATACTTTTACCGCTTTATTACAAGATGAATCTAACCTCTATTTATACGTATCTGGGGAAAAGATTCAATGTGGAGGCGCATAAAATCGGTTCTATCTTTTTTATTATTTCAAGAGCAATTGGAGCTACCGCAAGATTATACCTGGTAGTGAATGTTTTACAGATATTTTTACTTGAAGGATTGGGAGTTCCGTTTTGGGTAACTTCCCTTGTACTTCTGCTGATGGTACTTCTGTACACTTTTGAAGGCGGTGTAAAAACGATTGTTATTACAGATACCCTGCAGACTTCATTTATGATCATCAGCCTTGTAGCATGTATCGTTTATATTTTATCTAATCTGAATTTATCATTCGGTGAAGCTTATACGATTCTGGAACAGAAAAACTATACGCATTTCATCAATTTTGATCCTAATTCCAAAACCTTTTTCCTGAAAACCATTCTGGGAGGAATTTTCATTACCATTGCTATGACGGGACTGGATCAGGAAATGATGCAGAAAAATATATCAGTAGACAATCTTAAGAATTCAAAGAAAAATATGCTGACCTTCGCCGGAACACTTCTTATCGTGAACCTTGCATTCCTATTCCTGGGAGGGTTGCTATACCTTTTTGCGCTGCAGCATGGAGCGGAATATGGGACTATAAACGGTGAAACAGTAACAAATATTTTCGGATTTAAAGACCCTTCAGGAAACATTAAAAATGTAATGGGAGACGATCTTTTCCCGGCTTTATCGCTTCAGGGATATTTTCCTATGGCTATTTCCGTTATTTTCATCATCGGATTAATTTCAGCCTTATTTCCTTCTGCAGACGGTGCTTTAACAGCTGTAACAAGCTCATATTGTGTAGATTTATTAAACCTTAATGAGGATAAAACCAAAACTGAAAAAGAGAAGAAACGTCTTCGTATGAAAGTGCATTTAACTTTCACTGTCGTTTTCTTTATTCTGATCATGGTTTTCAAGGCATTAAATGATAAATCCATTGTGTACCTGATCATGGAAATTGCAGGATATACCTATGGACCGCTTTTAGGACTTTTCGCCTTTGGAATTTTCACCAGGTTCCAGATTTCAAGAAAATATTCAATTCTTGCGGTAACTATTTTTGCCCCTATCCTGACCTATTTAATCAATCTTGCTGTTACCACGTATACAGATTACAGAATCGGTGTAGAACTGATTGTTCTTAACGGATTGCTGACC